The following proteins are co-located in the Urocitellus parryii isolate mUroPar1 chromosome 15, mUroPar1.hap1, whole genome shotgun sequence genome:
- the Emc8 gene encoding ER membrane protein complex subunit 8 isoform X1, whose amino-acid sequence MPGVKLTTQAYCKMLLHGAKYPHCAVNGLLVAEKQKPRKEHLPLGGPGAPHTLFVDCIPLFHGTLALAPMLEVALTLIDSWCKDNSYVIAGYYQANERVKDASPNQVAEKVASRIAEGFSDTALIMVDNTRFTMDCVAPTIHVYEQQENRWRCRDPHHDYCEDWPEAQRISASLLDSRSYETLVDFDNHLDDIRNDWTNPEINKAVLHLC is encoded by the exons ATGCCCGGGGTGAAGCTGACCACCCAGGCCTACTGCAAGATGCTGCTGCACGGCGCCAAGTACCCGCACTGCGCCGTCAACGGGCTGCTGGTGGCCGAGAAGCAGAAGCCGCGCAAGGAGCACCTGCCGCTGGGCGGCCCGGGCGCCCCCCACACCCTCTTCGTGGACTGCATCCCCCTCTTCCACGGCACGCTGGCCCTGGCGCCCATGCTGGAGGTGGCCCTCACCCTG ATTGATTCATGGTGCAAAGATAATAGCTACGTGATTGCTGGTTATTATCAAGCTAATGAACGAGTGAAGGACGCCAG TCCAAACCAGGTCGCGGAGAAGGTGGCCTCCAGGATCGCCGAGGGCTTCAGTGACACTGCTCTCATCATG GTGGACAACACCAGGTTTACGATGGACTGTGTGGCACCCACGATCCATGTGTATGAGCAGCAGGAGAACAGGTGGCGGTGCAGAGACCCACACCA TGACTACTGTGAGGATTGGCCCGAGGCGCAGAGGATCTCAGCCTCACTCCTGGACAGCCGGTCCTACGAGACGCTCGTGGATTTTGATAACCACCTGGATGACATTCGGAATGACTGGACAAACCCAGAGATCAACAAAGCTGTTCTGCACCTGTGCTGA
- the Emc8 gene encoding ER membrane protein complex subunit 8 isoform X2 encodes MPGVKLTTQAYCKMLLHGAKYPHCAVNGLLVAEKQKPRKEHLPLGGPGAPHTLFVDCIPLFHGTLALAPMLEVALTLIDSWCKDNSYVIAGYYQANERVKDASPNQVAEKVASRIAEGFSDTALIM; translated from the exons ATGCCCGGGGTGAAGCTGACCACCCAGGCCTACTGCAAGATGCTGCTGCACGGCGCCAAGTACCCGCACTGCGCCGTCAACGGGCTGCTGGTGGCCGAGAAGCAGAAGCCGCGCAAGGAGCACCTGCCGCTGGGCGGCCCGGGCGCCCCCCACACCCTCTTCGTGGACTGCATCCCCCTCTTCCACGGCACGCTGGCCCTGGCGCCCATGCTGGAGGTGGCCCTCACCCTG ATTGATTCATGGTGCAAAGATAATAGCTACGTGATTGCTGGTTATTATCAAGCTAATGAACGAGTGAAGGACGCCAG TCCAAACCAGGTCGCGGAGAAGGTGGCCTCCAGGATCGCCGAGGGCTTCAGTGACACTGCTCTCATCATG TGA